The following are from one region of the Rhodanobacter sp. LX-99 genome:
- the pgmB gene encoding beta-phosphoglucomutase codes for MVDHDAAVPLDAEVLTLGGRAAVDPWLLVRHGTDPAGFAQDESLFALANGTLGVRGNLEESDSASQATLLSAVWERSPIGYHERFPGFATHTDTRIPVADAARIHLRLGDTPVRLDQGQWLYFERALDLRQGCYRRRLRWRSPEGATLEIEAERIVSLEDAGLLAIHYRVRSLDYAGPITLESFISTAREAVEQGFDPRIGSRIDGGLSTCDAHAEEDLAWVGQQTTHSGIRLVCAQRHRHAGDLQFRYANLAPHGVTQVYEGVLAPGQTVTLDKYAAYAFSSPFAGDQADDLLARAQASLDTAGALGYPVLLARQAQVLSTLWAQADLAIDGDPATEQALRFNLFHVFQSSSRDSHGSTAAKGLTGEGYEGHYFWDAEVFMLPVLATLAPELVRAMLMYRHRTLDNARRHARELNHPRGALYAWRTISGDECSSYFPSGSAQYHINAAVAWAIRLYVDASGNDAFLLECGAEMLFETARVWLQVGHFSARHGGAFCIHEVTGPDEYSALVDNNHYTNRLAQRHLQDAADVADWMALTYPVEHAALSARIDLHADEVAQWRRAAQAMHLPVDAVLDIFPQDDGFLDKPRLPAGLAGTPDRQPLLLRLHPLTIYRHQVCKQADTLLALMLAGEQVDVAAKRRNFDYYEGITVHDSTLSASTFAVIAAEVGYADKAHRYFLDTLRVDLDDLHGNAAHGLHMAAMAGSWLALTWGFGGLRVHDGLPALAPRLPAAWKSYRFGLRWRGAHLRVEVDGDGVQYTLTEGDALTFLHDGLPQRLHAGQPLRLKCAGFVDAAAAPLKAVIFDLDGVIADTAVVHHAAWKRLADEIGVPFDDATGERMKGVDRRGSLEILLQAATRSYTETEKHILAAHKNDYYRAQIERFGPQDLLPGARTAIEQVRRAGLKVALASASRNAGLLLERLGIADLFDAVVDANRISRSKPDPEIFLAAANALGVAPDECIGVEDAAAGIASIHAAGMAAVGIGQPLALAKADLVLPSIAAFDIGTFTTTRTTNWRGPVVRQAATQTETDGEDVTWATASK; via the coding sequence TATGGGAACGCAGCCCGATCGGGTACCACGAGCGGTTTCCCGGCTTCGCCACGCATACCGACACGCGCATCCCGGTCGCCGATGCCGCGCGCATCCACCTGCGCCTCGGCGACACGCCCGTGCGGCTCGACCAGGGCCAGTGGCTGTACTTCGAGCGTGCGCTGGACCTGCGCCAGGGCTGCTACCGGCGCCGGCTGCGCTGGCGATCGCCGGAAGGCGCCACGCTGGAGATCGAGGCCGAGCGCATCGTGAGCCTGGAGGACGCCGGCCTGCTGGCGATCCACTATCGCGTGCGCTCGCTCGACTACGCCGGGCCGATCACGCTGGAGTCATTCATCAGCACCGCGCGCGAAGCCGTCGAACAGGGTTTCGATCCGCGCATCGGCAGCCGCATCGACGGCGGCCTGAGCACCTGTGACGCCCACGCCGAGGAGGACCTCGCCTGGGTCGGCCAGCAGACCACGCATAGCGGCATCCGGCTGGTCTGCGCGCAACGGCACCGGCATGCCGGCGACTTGCAGTTCCGCTACGCCAACCTGGCGCCGCACGGCGTCACCCAAGTCTACGAGGGCGTCCTTGCGCCGGGCCAGACGGTCACCCTGGACAAGTACGCCGCCTACGCCTTCAGCTCGCCGTTCGCCGGGGACCAGGCAGACGATCTGCTCGCACGCGCACAGGCCTCGCTGGACACGGCCGGCGCACTCGGTTACCCGGTGCTGCTGGCACGCCAGGCCCAGGTGCTGTCCACGCTATGGGCGCAGGCCGACCTTGCCATCGACGGCGACCCGGCGACCGAGCAGGCGCTGCGCTTCAACCTGTTCCACGTGTTCCAGTCGAGCAGCCGCGACAGCCATGGCAGCACCGCCGCCAAGGGCCTCACCGGCGAAGGCTACGAGGGCCACTATTTCTGGGACGCCGAGGTGTTCATGCTGCCGGTGCTGGCCACCCTGGCGCCGGAACTGGTACGCGCGATGCTGATGTATCGCCACCGCACGCTGGACAACGCGCGCCGCCACGCGCGCGAGCTCAACCATCCGCGCGGCGCGCTGTACGCGTGGCGCACGATCAGCGGCGACGAATGCTCCTCGTACTTTCCCAGCGGCTCGGCGCAGTACCACATCAACGCGGCGGTGGCGTGGGCGATCCGCCTCTACGTCGACGCCAGCGGCAACGATGCCTTCCTGCTCGAATGCGGCGCCGAAATGCTGTTCGAGACCGCGCGCGTCTGGCTGCAGGTCGGGCACTTCAGCGCTCGCCATGGCGGCGCGTTCTGCATCCATGAGGTGACCGGGCCGGACGAATACTCCGCCCTGGTCGACAACAACCACTACACCAACCGCCTGGCGCAGCGGCACCTGCAGGACGCCGCCGACGTCGCCGACTGGATGGCGCTGACGTACCCGGTCGAGCACGCCGCCCTGAGCGCGCGGATCGACCTGCACGCCGACGAGGTGGCCCAGTGGCGCCGCGCCGCCCAGGCGATGCACCTGCCGGTCGACGCCGTGCTCGACATCTTTCCGCAGGACGACGGCTTCCTCGACAAGCCGCGCCTGCCGGCCGGACTCGCCGGCACGCCAGACAGGCAGCCGCTGCTGCTGCGGCTGCATCCACTCACCATCTATCGCCACCAGGTATGCAAACAGGCCGACACCCTGCTCGCCCTGATGCTGGCGGGCGAACAGGTCGACGTCGCCGCGAAGCGCCGCAACTTCGATTACTACGAAGGCATCACCGTCCACGACTCCACCCTGTCGGCATCCACCTTCGCGGTGATCGCCGCCGAAGTGGGCTACGCCGACAAGGCGCATCGCTATTTCCTCGACACCCTGCGCGTCGACCTGGACGACCTGCACGGCAACGCGGCGCATGGCCTGCACATGGCGGCGATGGCCGGCAGTTGGCTGGCGTTGACCTGGGGTTTCGGCGGGCTGCGCGTGCACGACGGCCTGCCCGCATTGGCGCCGCGGCTGCCGGCGGCGTGGAAGAGTTACCGCTTCGGGCTGCGCTGGCGCGGCGCGCATCTGCGCGTGGAAGTCGACGGCGACGGCGTGCAGTACACCCTTACCGAAGGCGACGCGCTCACCTTCCTGCACGACGGCCTGCCGCAACGCCTGCATGCAGGCCAGCCCCTGCGCCTGAAATGCGCCGGCTTCGTCGATGCCGCGGCAGCCCCGCTGAAGGCCGTGATCTTCGATCTGGACGGCGTGATCGCCGACACCGCGGTAGTGCATCACGCCGCCTGGAAAAGGCTGGCCGACGAGATCGGCGTGCCGTTCGACGACGCCACCGGCGAGCGCATGAAAGGGGTCGACCGGCGCGGCTCGCTGGAAATCCTGCTGCAAGCCGCGACACGTTCTTATACGGAAACCGAAAAACACATACTGGCCGCACATAAAAACGACTATTACCGCGCGCAGATCGAGCGTTTCGGACCGCAGGACCTGCTGCCCGGTGCGCGCACGGCGATCGAACAGGTGCGCCGGGCCGGGCTCAAGGTGGCGCTGGCCTCGGCCAGCCGCAATGCCGGCCTGCTGCTGGAGCGCCTGGGCATCGCCGACCTGTTCGACGCCGTCGTCGACGCCAACCGGATCAGCCGCTCCAAGCCCGACCCGGAGATTTTCCTCGCTGCGGCAAACGCCCTGGGCGTGGCGCCGGACGAGTGCATTGGCGTCGAAGACGCCGCGGCTGGCATCGCCAGCATTCACGCCGCGGGGATGGCGGCGGTGGGAATTGGCCAGCCACTGGCGCTGGCCAAGGCAGACCTGGTGTTACCGAGCATCGCAGCATTCGACATCGGCACCTTTACGACAACCCGAACGACCAACTGGCGTGGACCTGTCGTCAGACAGGCTGCGACCCAAACTGAAACTGATGGGGAGGACGTGACATGGGCAACAGCAAGCAAATGA